Proteins found in one Podarcis muralis chromosome 5, rPodMur119.hap1.1, whole genome shotgun sequence genomic segment:
- the FASLG gene encoding tumor necrosis factor ligand superfamily member 6, whose product MALPAMQQNPHCIYPQVFWTSSSGVSNSECAPSGLCPIRFAPHQDIRPALPVPETKRKKQSKKDGTRLCFLVVSLLTLLALTGVGLAMFQIFRLQQELEALRELSCSGQVPQSPEMLKGFLNGTVEKEVKRRAHLTGKANQRSLPLEWESTYGHAFISGVQYENRGLVIDEAGLYFVYSKVFFRGGACTPQPLDHVVFKRNPSYPDIQVLMEDRKMSYCVARHMWGRSSYLGALFNLSRQDSLYVSVSEVTLVNPEESKTFFGLYML is encoded by the exons ATGGCTCTCCCCGCCATGCAGCAGAACCCGCACTGCATTTATCCCCAGGTCTTCTGGACAAGCAGCAGTGGAGTTTCCAACTCTGAGTGTGCCCCTTCAGGACTGTGTCCCATCAGGTTTGCGCCCCACCAGGACATCCGCCCTGCTCTGCCTGTGCCAGAGACCAAAAGGAAAAAGCAGAGCAAAAAGGATGGCACACGCCTGTGTTTCCTGGTGGTTTCTCTGCTGACCCTTCTGGCCCTCACTGGGGTTGGGCTTGCAATGTTTCAGATCTTCCGTCTGCAGCAGGAACTAGAGGCTCTGAGAGAG CTTTCCTGCTCTGGGCAGGTGCCTCAATCTCCTGAGATGCTCAAAG GATTTCTGAATGGAACAGTGGAAAAGGAAGTCAAGAGGAGAGCGCACTTGACAG GCAAAGCAAACCAGCGATCGCTCCCACTGGAATGGGAGAGTACCTATGGACATGCCTTCATTTCTGGTGTTCAGTATGAAAACAGGGGTTTGGTGATCGATGAAGCTGGCCTCTACTTTGTGTACTCCAAAGTGTTCTTCCGGGGTGGGGCCTGCACCCCCCAGCCTCTTGATCATGTGGTTTTCAAAAGAAACCCATCGTATCCTGATATCCAGGTGCTGATGGAGGACCGAAAGATGAGCTACTGTGTGGCCAGGCACATGTGGGGCAGAAGCAGCTATTTGGGTGCTTTGTTCAACCTTTCCAGGCAGGACAGCCTGTATGTGAGTGTCTCGGAAGTCACACTGGTGAATCCTGAGGAGTCAAAAACCTTCTTTGGCTTATATATGCTTTAG